Within the Terriglobia bacterium genome, the region TCATGACGACAGGGCGTTTGACAGCCAGGGAATCTCCTTCACGGAGACTGTGTGCACCAGCCCTCGCCAAGTAAAGCAAATTAGAGCCCAGTTGCGATTCCTCCATCGGTCCTTCCCGATTTGGAACCCTCAAACCGACAGGCGCGCTTGGGCCGCCCTGAAAACCTGCTCGGATTCAGTGCTATGACGAGCACGATGCGGAGTCCTTACGCCGAGCTGGCGAAAAATCCTCTTCTCACCAGTTACACTTCTCTGGGTATCAACCCCAAAGGGTCGCACTGTCTACAACGATTCAGTCACGACGATCAAGGGTCCACAAGGCGTCACACTGAGTTGTGGGCCACATCACCGAACCTTGGATATAGCAGGAACAGAATATGAATGAAACGCGGTGGGGTGCTGTATGGTGGCAAAGTGTGCCAACCCGTCGTGTTCCAGAACGTTCCATTACCTTGCGGAAGGAAGACTTTTTCGACTCGAGGCCGACCCGGCTTTTAGCTTGTCCGACAATCCAACTTTTGACGACTCCAGGATCGTGGAATACTTTTGGCTCTGTGATGCTTGCTCGACCTCGATGACATTACGTCTCGATGACGAGGGCAAAGTGGCTGCTAAACCACCAGAGCCTGCTGCAGATAATCCTCGAGACTCGGCCATCATCTCTCGGCACAAGAACATGCTTCTCAGGAGCGTCGGTACCCCTCGCAAGACGGCATCGTAGGCCTCTGCGTCGCACCATCGCGCAGCTCTAGTCGGACGTTGAACCCGAGCGATGTACGATCAGGAGGCTTGCGACTTCCGCGACTAGCGCTGTGGGGTTGTTCGGGCACTGTGTTCCAGGAACACGAGCTAACTGTTGCGAAATCCTCTTATCACCAGTTACGGCAGGGACGGTCCGTGGCCCGCCCGTCATCGTGAATTCCCCGCCGAAGGCGGGGGAGCGTATGCTTGATAACAACACGCGAGATTCGAGGGAGGATTTCTATGCCACTTCAGTTGAGTACCCGCAACAAGGGCGGTGCTGTAATCGTTGATTGCAGCGGGAGACTAGTGCACGGAGAAGAGACATCTGCGCTGCGCGAGATGGTGGGCAATCTGATCAGCCAGCACCGTCAAATCGTCCTCAATTTCGCCGACGTGACTTACATGGACAGCAGCGGCCTGGGTTTGCTCGTCTCCCTGCACGCCTCGGCGCAAAAGGCCGGGGCCGTGATAAAGCTGGCCGCGCTTAACGCCAACATCGAAGATCTGTTGCAGTTGACCCGAGTGGCCATGGTCCTGGAGATCGCCAAGAGTGCGGACGAGGCGGCGGCCAGTTTCGCAGTAGCGACGGCACTTCCGTAGGAGGCGTCCCTCCCGGTTAGCCTAACTGGCGATAAATCCACTTAGCACCAGTGTGCGCTTTTCCTTCGCCTCCCGCTGGGGGGGGGGTAACTGGTGATATGGTCTATTCCCAACAGTTAGCGGCATCGCCTGCAGCTCCGCCGTCGGGCAGATAAGCCGGGAACGGACCGCCTACTAGACTACTTGCCCAAAGCCGCGCTGCCCGGACCACTCCCGTCACTTGGTCTCCGATTCCAAATGAACCTAGACTATCTCGTCAGACATGAGCAGCCCTGTGCCAGCCACGCCGGGCAGGCCCGAGTCCCAGCGAATAAAGCGACTCGCCGCGGGTCTTGGTGCAAGTTGGTGGGCCATCGCGCTCCTGCTCGCAATGCCGGAGGGTTCCCTGGGAAGAGCTGCGGTTGCGCTCGGCGTGGACGAGCGGCTCGGACCGGCCTTTGTGGGTCTTCTTGGCATCGTCTCGCAGCTCATCTCCCTGTGGGTGTTCCAACAGGTGAGCGCTCGTCCCGCTGATCGTCTGAGCCGCCTCGCGCTCGTAGCGGCCGCTGTTTCCGTCGTCCTGTTGATCGTGTGTTCTGCGGTAGTCGTCGGCAATGTGCTGCAGGGCTGGTGAGACCCGTACCCACGTTGGCGTCTGTTTGCATGACTGGCGATATGCATGGTCCGCCGCGCGACTGCAAGAAGAAGAAGTCGAAGAACGAAAGTCAGTCTGCGCAAATGTATCCGGCCTCTTGGTGGAGATGGTCTCCGGGCCATGATGAGTTCCGCGCGTGCCTGTCCTGGTAAATCCCGCGGTCGTGGAAGACCATTTATCGACCCAGGTTCTCGGGCACGCCGTTTGACGGTTCTTTCGTCCCTGCTGTTCTCCTCTGCAGACCTTGGTGGGAAAGCTTGTGGAACTGCTTAGGCCGCCACGGTAGCGGCTCGGTACGGTTCGCCACTGGACAGCACGGCCCAGGTGATCCGGGCCAGCTTGTTGGCCATGGCGACGATCAGCACATTGCGCGGCGCTCGTGCCTCCAGCCCGTTCATCCACCTGCCGATCGGAGATTCCTCCCGCTTTAGGCGGAGAACTGCTGCCCGAGCGCCATGGATGAACATCTTGCGCAGGTATGGGTTTCCTCGCTTGCTGATGCCCAGCAGCTTGGGCTTGCCGCCGGTCGAGTACTGTCTCTCGGCACCAGACCGAGCCAGGCGGCAAACTCGCGTCCCTTGCCGAAGGCTGCACCGTTGCCGATGGCGGCGACCACGGCGGTCGCCACCAGCGGTCCGACGCCGGGGATCTGCCGCAGCCGCTGGCAGGCTGGATCGCTGGCGCAGATGCTCTCGATCTCGCTGCTCACGGACTCGATCTGTTGCTCGAGGTGCTTCCACTCCTGCCAGAGCGAGGCCAGCAGGCCGCGCATCCGAGGGGACAGATGCTGGTCGCCGTTCTCCAGAATCTCGGGCATCTGCCGCCGCACGGTGGCCGGCCCTTTGCAGAAGGTGAGGCCGCGCTCCAGCAGGAAAGCACGCATCTGGTTGATGACCGCGGTGCGGCGGCACACCAGACGCTCTCGCACCCGATGCAGCGCCTGCAGGTCGAGCTGATCGTCGGTCTTGATGGGCACGAAGCGCATGTTCTCGCGATCGACGGCTTCGGCGATCGCTTCGGCGTCCAGATAGTCGTTCTTGTTCGACTTTACGAAGGGTTTTACGAACTGTGCTGGGATGAGCCGAACGTCGTGGCCCTGCTGCGAGAGCGCCCAGCCCAGGAAATGCGACCCCGAGCAGGCTTCCAGCCCGATCAGGGATGGTTCCAGGTTCGCGGTGAAACTCAGAAGCTGCTGGCGGGAGAGCTTCTTCTTGAGGATCGCTTTGCCTCGTTCGCCAAGCGCCACCAGGTGGAAGGTTGTCTTGCCCAGGTCGATGCCGATGGAACGAATCTTCATGTCGATGGTCCTCCTGTCGTGCTCGATCATCCCATCCGGCTGATCGAGCGGCGGACCATCTCATTAATCCTCTTCTCGCTAGTCTGCGCTTTTCATTCGCCCCGTAGCACACCCGCCGAAGCCGCCGACACAATCAATCACAAGGGCCGGTGACCCGCAGCACCGACTGCCTCAACGGAAAAGAGGAGCATAGAGCGAGGGGCAGTGAGGTGTGCGCTATGTGTGCGATGGGCGCAATCCGATGCCTCGGTGGCGGGCAGTCGCAGCCCGAGGAACAGCGTTCATCAGCTGCGGAACCGCGAAGATCTTACTCCAACGCTTTTCATACCCTTCATACATCCAGCATGCCCAGCGGTATGCCTTACTTCATAAGGAGAAACCAATGGCAGTCATAACCAAAGAGCAGGCGCTCGCGTACCACGCCGGTACTCGAGCCGGAAAGATCGAGGTGATCCCGACTAAACCTTGCCGCACACAGATGGATCTGAGCCTTGCTTACACACCCGGCGTCGCCATCCCCTGCCTGGAGATCCAGGGTCATCCCGCGGACGCCTACAAGTACACAGATCGCGGCAACCTGGTGGCCGTGATATCGAACGGCACCGCAGTGCTCGGGCTGGGCGACATCGGCGCGCTCGCGGGCAAGCCCGTGATGGAGGGCAAGGGCGTGCTGTTCAAGAGGTTCGCCGACGTCGACGTATTCGACATCGAGGTGAACTCGCACGATCCCGAGGAAGTCATCAAGGTGTGTCAGTTACTGGAGCCCACCTTCGGCGGTATCAACCTGGAGGACATCAAGGCGCCGGAGTGCTTCCACATCGAAGAAACGCTGAAGAAGACGATGAAGATTCCTGTCTTCCACGACGACCAGCACGGAACCGCCATCATCTCGGGGGCGGCGCTGCTGAACGCCCTGGAGCTGGTGAACAAAGACCCCAAGAATGTGAAAGTGGTCTTCAACGGTGCGGGCGCTGCCGCCGTCGCCTGCGCCCGGCTTTACATCCGCCTGGGGGTCAAGCCGGAAAGTGTCTTCATGGCGGATACCAAGGGCGTGATCTACAAGGGCCGCACGGTGAACATGAATAAGTACAAAGAAGAGCTGGCACAGGACACGCCGCTGCGGACCCTGGCCGAGGTGGTCAAGGGCGCCGACGTGCTGGTCGGTCTTTCGGTCAAAGGCGCCTTCACACCGGAAATGATCAAGTCGATGGCGTCGAACCCGGTCGTGTTCGCCATGGCGAATCCCGATCCGGAGATCACCTACGAGGAGGCGACGGCAGCGCGGTACGACATCATCATGGCTACCGGACGCTCCGACTACCCGAACCAGGTCAACAATGTGCTTGGCTTCCCCTTCATCTTCCGCGGGGCGTTGGACGTCCGTGCCACGCAGATCAATGAAGAGATGAAACTGGCAGCCAGCCGCGCCCTAGCGGCTCTGGCCCATGAGCCTGTCCCTGAGGAGGTCTGCGCCGCATACGGGGTGAAGTCGATCACTTTTGGCAAGGACAACATCATCCCCAAACCGTTCGACCGCCGGGTGCTGCTGTGGGAGGCCACCGCGGTGGCAAAGGCGGCGATGGAGACGGGTGTGGCCCAGGAGCCGGTCGAGCTCGAACAGTACCGGAAAGTGCTGGAGGCACGCCTGGAACACATCTGGGGTCCAACCAAGCAGCGGACTGCGGTGGCCGCCGACTAGGATGGCATCGCGTTCGGAGTGAAGCGGCGCGTTCAACCAGCGCGCCGCGTCTTTTTTGTTCGTACCAGAGATCGCCCACTGGCGTGGCGTCGTCTGAGCAAGAAGTACGCAGAATACGGAACGATCCGGGCATGCCACCTCTCGACTCGATGACTGGCGATATGCATGGTCCGCCGCGCGACTGCAAGAGGGAGAAGGTGAAGGAAGAAATTCAGTCTGCGCAAATGTATCCGGCCTCTTGGTGGAGATGGTCTCCGGGCCATGATGAGTTCCGCGCGTGCCTGTCCTGGTAAATCCCGCGGTCGTGGAAGACCATTTATCGCCCCAGGTTCTCAGGTACGCCGTTTGACTGTTCTTTCGTCCTTGCTGTTCTCCTCTGCAGACCTTGGTGGGGAAAGCTTGTTGAACTGCTTAGGCCGCCACGGTGGCGGCTCGGTACTGTTCGCCGCTGGACAACACGGCCCAGGTGATCCGCGCCAGCTTGTTGGCCATGGCGACGATCAGCACATTGCGCGGCGCCCTGGCCTCCAGCCCGTTCATCCACCTGCCGATCGGAGATTCCTCCCGCTTTAGGCGGAGAACTGCTGCCCGAGCGCCATGGATGAACATCTTGCGCAGGTATGGGTTTCCTCGCTTGCTGATGCCCAGCAGGTTGGGCTTGCCGCCGGTCGAGTACTGTCTCTCGGCACCAGACCGAGCCAGGCGGCAAACTCGCGTCCCTTGCCGAAGGCTGCACCGTTGCCGATGGCGGCGACCACGGCGGTGGCCACCAGCGGTCCGACGCCGGGGATCTGCCGCAGCCGCTGGCAGGCTGGATCGCTGGCGCAGATGCTCTCGATCTCGCCGCTGAGAGAGCCGATCTGTTCTTCCAGTTGCTTCCACTCCTGCCACAGCGAGGCCAGCAGGCCGCGCATCCGAGGGGACAGATGCTGGTCGCCGTTCTCCAGGATCTCGGGCATCTGCCGCCGCACGGTGGCCGGCCCTTTGCAGAAGGTGAGGCCGCGCTCCAGCAGGAAAGCACGCATCTGGTTGATGACCGCGGTGCGGCGGCACACCAGACGCTCTCGCACCCGATGCAGCGCCTGCAGGTCGAGCTGATCGTCGGTCTTGATGGGCACGAAGCGCATGTTCTCGCGATCGACCGCTTCCGCGATCGCCTCGGCATCCAGGTAGTCGTTCTTGTTCGACTTTACGAAGGGTTTTACGAACTGTGCTGGGATCAGGCGCACGTCGTGGCCTTGCAGGGAAAGCGCTCGGCCCAGAAAATGCGATCCCGAGCAGGCTTCTAGCCCCATCAGGGATGGTTGCAGGTTCGCGGTGAAACTCAGAAGCTGCTGGCGGGAGAACTTCTTCTTGAGGATCGCTTTGCCTCGTTCGCCAAGCGCCACCAGGTGGAAGGTTGTCTTGCCCAGGTCGATGCCGATGGAACGAATCTTCATGTCGATGGTCCTCCTGTCGTGCTCGATCATCCCATCCGGCTGATCGAGCGGCGGACCATCTCATTAATCCCCTTATCACCGGTTATCGCTGCCCTTAGAGCGCTTTGGCTTCCACCGATTACCGGGAACGACGGCGTTGTAACCGTCCTGTAACCTGCCACCAGCTACAATAATGCCGTGAAGCAATCCATCTTCCTGATGGAAGACGACGCCGACATTGCGCGCCTGGTGCGCCACCATCTGGAGTCGGCGGGCTTCGCCGTCCGCGTCTATCCCGGCACCACCGGCCTGCTGCCCGACGCGGAAAAGGACCACCCTGCCCTGTTCGTGCTCGACATCATGGTGCCGGGCGGCGACGGCCTCGAAGTCTGCCGCCGCATCCGCCAGTCGGCGATCCTGGCGCCCACCCCCGTCATCTTCCTCACCGCCAAGTCGAGCGAGGCGGACCGCGTGGTCGGCCTGGAACTGGGCGCCGACGACTACATCACCAAGCCCTTCAGCCCGCGCGAGATGGTGGCCCGGGTCAAGGCCGTGCTGCGGCGCTTCGAGCGCCCGCTCGCCCCCTCCGTGGTCAAAGTCGGAGACCTGGAGATCGACAGCGGCGCCATGATCCTGAGCGTGCGCGGCAAGACGGTGGAGACCACCGCCACCGAGTTCCGCCTGCTGGAATACATGGCGCGGCACGTGGGACGGGTATTCACCCGCGACCAGTTGCTCGACGCCGTCTGGCGCGACACTTCCTACGTCACCCCGCGCTCGGTGGACGTGTACGTGCGCCGCATCCGGGAGAAGATCGAGCGCGACCCCGAGAGCCCCCGCCACCTGAAGACGGTGCGCGGCGCGGGCTATCGCTTCGAGGCGCCCCGTTGAAGAAACGGATCTTCTTCAAGCTGCTGGCCGCCTTCGTGGTGGTGATCGCCGTGGCCACCATCATCCTCGACATCACCATCCGCAGCGCCTGGGAGCAGTCGCTCAGTTCCGAGATCGAGAAATCCATGATCGAGAAGACGCGGATGTTCGCCCACCGCGTCGGATCCGATCACGCCACGCCCATCCAGCGACTGGTGGATGAAGCGGCCAAGGCAGGCGACGTCCGCGCCACCGTGATCGAGACCTCGGGCAAGGTGCTGGCCGATTCCGAAGCAAAGGCATCCGAGATGGAGAACCACGCCACGCGTCCGGAGTTCATCGTGGCGCTGCGCGGCGGTACCGGATCGTCGCGGCGCTGGAGCCACACCGTCCGCGTGGACTTCTTGTACGTCGCCGTGCCCATCCCGGGCGGCGCGGTGCGGCTGGCCTATCCCCTCTCCGCCATCCAGCAGACCACCAAAACGGTCCGCGAGACGTTGCTGCGGAGCTCGCTGCTGGCGCTGCTGGTGGCCATCGTGCTTTCCGGTTTCGCCGCGGAATCGGTGGCGCGGCGGCTGCGCCGCATCGTGGCCTTCGCCGGCCGCGTCGCCGCCGGCGACCTCTCCGCCCGTATCACGGATTACGGCTCCGACGAGATCTCGCAGGTCGCCTCCGCGCTCGACGCCACCGCGCGCAAGCTCCAGCAATCTTTTGACCAGGTTGAGAGCAGCCGCGCCGAGCTGGAGACGCTGCTGAACAGCATGCAGGACGCGGTCATCGCCGTTTCCTCGGAGAAGAAAGTGCAATGGGCGAACGGGCTCCTGTACCGCTACGTCGCGGGGGCGGTGCGCCTGGGCGCGCCCGTGGTCGAGACGGTGCGCGACCCCGAGTTCCTGCGCGCCGTCGAGGAGGCCTTGCAGACGCGGACCGTGCGTACCGTGCGCAGCAGTTCGCTCGTCCCGGGAAAAACCTTTCACGTGACCGCGGCTCCCATGCTGGGCGGGGGCGTGGTGGCCGTGCTGCACGATCTGACGGAAGTCGAGCGGGTGGAAAAGACGCGGCGCGATTTCATCGCCAATGTCTCCCACGAGCTGCGCACGCCCCTGACCTCCATCCAGGGCTACGCCGAGACAATGCTCGATCCGGCGACCGACGCCGGCCACGCCCGCCAGTTCCTGGAGATCATCCACAAGAACGCGGCGCGCATGACCCGCCTGACCGAAGACCTGCTGACGCTGGCGCGCGTCGAGTCGGGGGAAAAAGAGTTCGCCTTCGCCGCCGTGCCCGCCTCGCAGTTGCTGCGTGACGCGCTGCAAAACTTCCGCGAGATCGCGCGCTCCCGCGGCGTGGAGCTAGCCATCGAGGAAGGCACGGACCGCTGTGTCTCCGCCGATGTCGATGCCATCCACCAGGTGCTGGCCAACCTGGTGGACAACGCGCTCAAGTACGGAGGCAGCGGCGGCAGTGTCCTGCTGGGCGCGCGCGAGGCCGGGAACTCCGTGGAGTTCTACGTCCGCGATCTCGGGGCAGGGATCGCCTCCGAACACCTGCCGCGCCTGTTCGAGCGCTTTTACCGCGTTGACAAGGCGCGCTCGCGCGAGTCCGGTGGCACCGGCCTGGGGCTGGCCATCGCCAAGCACATCATCCTGGCCCACGGCGGCGCCATCCGCGCCGAGAGCCGCCTGGGACACGGCTCCACCTTCCTCTTTACCCTGCCCGCCGCCCAAGCCGCCGTCGCCTGAGCGTTCTTCCTCTGTGCGCCTTTGTGTTCACCTGCGTGTCCTCTGCGGTGACGTTTTCAATTACCCGATTCCCCGATTTCCCAATTACTCAATTCTTACCCGAGACTCCTTCACCTGATATTCATCCTCGATTCATCCCCTCGTAACCGGGTGGCGCCAGACTGTAAGCCATTGGAGGTGTGCCGTGGCCAGCCCGAAGCAGAATCACGAGATCCAGGATTCCGAACATACCCAGCTCGTAGCCATGACGCTGCGTGCGTGCCAACTGGCCAAGTCGGCGGTGGCCAACGCGGCCGACGGCCTGGCCAAGCGGTCCGCGGCCCCGTTCCGCGCCGTGGCGGACGCCGAGCGCCAACTCGATCAGTTGGACCGCGAGCTCGACGAACGCGTGACCTTCGCCGTTAGCCGCGTCTCGCCGGAGCAGGCCCGCGAGCTGCTCGCTTGCATGAAATTCATGATCGACCTGGAGCGCATCGGGGACCTGGTGAGCAGCATGGTGGGGCGGGCCGAGGCCATCGGCAGCCGCATCGAGATGGATGACGTGAGCGACCTGATACGCATGTGCAGCGTGCTCGAGAAGATGCTGGTCGATGTGTACGAGGCGTTCTCGCGGCGCGACGTGGACTGCGCCGTCTCCGTGCTGCGCACCGACGCCGAACTCGACCGCCTGCGCAACTTGATGCACATCCGCCACGTGGAGCGGCCCGAGGGCAGCGGCGGCACCGAAGGCGTCCAGGTGCTGTTCATGGCCCAGGCGCTGGAGCGCGCCGGCGACCATGCCAAAAACATGGCGGAGGAGGTCTGCCACTTCGTCACCGGCCACACCGTCCGTCACATCCTGAAAATGCACGGCAAGAGCGCGGAGCAGATGTTCCTCGATTACCTGCGCGACAAGCAGGCGCGTGCTGCCGAGTAGCGTTCACCGGAATTTCACTGCCCTGTAATCGGGCTGTAACACGCCTCCGGTACAAAACTACCACCGATCGACGGGAGGAAAAACTTGAAGCGTGTACTTGTCTGTCTGCTGTGTGCCCTCGTACTGATCCCGGCAGCCTTCGCGCAAACCGCCCTGAACGGCGCCGGCGCCACCTTCCCCTATCCAATTTACAGCAAGTGGTTCAGCGAATATCACAAGGCGCATCCCGACGTTGAGATCAACTACCAATCCATCGGGAGCGGAGGCGGGATCCGCCAGGTCCAAGCGGGCACGGTGGATTTCGGCGCCACCGACGGGCCGATGAGCGACCAGCAACTCGGGGAAGCGAAGGTGAAAATCATCCACCTGCCGACGGTGCTGGGCGCGGTGGTACCGGCTTACAACGTCCCTGGCGTCAAGACGGAGTTGAAGTTCACACCGGATGCACTGGCCGGGATCTAT harbors:
- a CDS encoding STAS domain-containing protein; translation: MPLQLSTRNKGGAVIVDCSGRLVHGEETSALREMVGNLISQHRQIVLNFADVTYMDSSGLGLLVSLHASAQKAGAVIKLAALNANIEDLLQLTRVAMVLEIAKSADEAAASFAVATALP
- a CDS encoding response regulator transcription factor, which codes for MKQSIFLMEDDADIARLVRHHLESAGFAVRVYPGTTGLLPDAEKDHPALFVLDIMVPGGDGLEVCRRIRQSAILAPTPVIFLTAKSSEADRVVGLELGADDYITKPFSPREMVARVKAVLRRFERPLAPSVVKVGDLEIDSGAMILSVRGKTVETTATEFRLLEYMARHVGRVFTRDQLLDAVWRDTSYVTPRSVDVYVRRIREKIERDPESPRHLKTVRGAGYRFEAPR
- a CDS encoding HAMP domain-containing protein translates to MKKRIFFKLLAAFVVVIAVATIILDITIRSAWEQSLSSEIEKSMIEKTRMFAHRVGSDHATPIQRLVDEAAKAGDVRATVIETSGKVLADSEAKASEMENHATRPEFIVALRGGTGSSRRWSHTVRVDFLYVAVPIPGGAVRLAYPLSAIQQTTKTVRETLLRSSLLALLVAIVLSGFAAESVARRLRRIVAFAGRVAAGDLSARITDYGSDEISQVASALDATARKLQQSFDQVESSRAELETLLNSMQDAVIAVSSEKKVQWANGLLYRYVAGAVRLGAPVVETVRDPEFLRAVEEALQTRTVRTVRSSSLVPGKTFHVTAAPMLGGGVVAVLHDLTEVERVEKTRRDFIANVSHELRTPLTSIQGYAETMLDPATDAGHARQFLEIIHKNAARMTRLTEDLLTLARVESGEKEFAFAAVPASQLLRDALQNFREIARSRGVELAIEEGTDRCVSADVDAIHQVLANLVDNALKYGGSGGSVLLGAREAGNSVEFYVRDLGAGIASEHLPRLFERFYRVDKARSRESGGTGLGLAIAKHIILAHGGAIRAESRLGHGSTFLFTLPAAQAAVA